Within the Nocardioides aurantiacus genome, the region GGTGGTTGCAGATCTGCTTCAGCCCGGTCAGCAGCGCCAGCACCAGCCCGCGGCGGGTGTCCTCGTCGGCCTCCTCGATGCGGCGCATCGACTCGCGCACGAGCGTCTCGTAGAGCACGACCTGCTCGCGAGTCAGCCCGACGACGTGGTCGGTCTCGGTCTTGGCGGGCAGCTCCGGCGCGATGCCGGGGTCGGTCTTGCGGCGGCGCAGCAGGAACGGCTCGACCAGCTGCGCGAACCGGCGCGCCACCGACGGGTCGACGCCGCTCTCGATGGGGGCGGCCCACACCTTGCGGAAGGCGTTGCGCGAGCCCAGGAGGCCGGGCGTGGCCCAGTCGAGGATCGCCCACAGCTCGGTCAGGTCGTTCTCGACCGGGGTGCCGGTGAGCGCGACGCGGCAGCGCGAGCGCAGCGTGCGGAGGTTCTTGGCGGTGGTCGAGCGGGCGTTCTTGATGTGCTGCGCCTCGTCGGCGACCACGAGGTCCCAGGACACCGCGGCCAGGTCGCCGCCGGACTCGGCGGTGGTGTCGGCGCGCATCGTGCCGTACGTCGTGAGCACGAACCCCTCGCCGAGGTCGGCCAGCGAGCGGGAGCTGCCGTGGAAGCGGCGTACGTCGACCCCGGGGGCGAAGCGGCGGACCTCGGTCTCCCAGTTGCCCATCAGGCTGGCCGGGCAGACCACCAGCGTCGGCCCGACGAGCAGCCCGCGCGCGCGGCGATGCAGGTGGAGCGCGATCAGCGTGACGGTCTTGCCCAGGCCCATGTCGTCGGCCAGGCACGCGCCCAGCCCGGCGCCGGTCAGCTCGGCCAGCCAGGTGACGCCGTGACGCTGGTAGTCGCGCAGCGTGGCCTGCAGCCCCGGCGGGTCGGGCAGCGGGGAGACGGTCGCGGCGTCGACGATGCGCCTCCGGACCTGCTCGAGCGTGGCGCCGGGGTGCACCTGCATCGCTCCGCCGTCGAGGTAGAGCGTGCCGGTCAGGGCGGCCTGCAGCGCGGCCGCCGGGGCGATCACCCGGTCGGCCTGGTCGAGCCCGGCCTTGACCCGCTTGCGGGCGCGGCGGGCGACCCGGGGGTCGATGACGACCCAGTTGTCGCGCAGCCGGATCACCGGGGTGGTGGCCTCGGCGAGCGCCACCATCTCCTCGTCGCTGAGCTGCTGCCCGGCCATCGCGAGCCGCCAGTCGAAGCCGAACAGCGAGTCGGGGCTGAACAGGCCCTCGTGGAGCGGTCCCTCGCGCGGGCCGGAGACCTCGACCCGGCCCTGCGGGACCAGCTCGCCGCGCAGCCCGCGCGGCCAGAAGACGTCGACGCCGACCGCGTCGAGCGCCTCGAGGCCGTGGTCGAGCAGCCCGGTCAGCTCCTCGGCGTCGAGCACCATCTGCTCGGGCACCCGCTCGCGCAGCAGCCGGCCGAGCGGCTCCCAGGCCTCGGCGGCCTCGCCCAGGGCCACGCTGGCCGAGAGCCGCGCCCGGGCCGAGAAGCCGTGCGTCTCGGGCGCCTCGTGCCAGAGGCGGGCGACGTCGACGAAGACGGTCTCGTCGTCGAGGTCGTGGGCCTGGGGCACGACCACGACCCCGCCGCCGGCCAGCACCTCCTCGGGCGCCTCGACGCGCAGCGCGATGCGGACCCGGTCGGGCAGGCCGTCGGGCTCGGGCTCGGGCTCGACCGGCGCCTCCCGGGCGGCGAGCCGCTCGGACCAGTGCACCCGTCGGGTGGTGCCGGTGGTGTCCTCGGCCGGCGGGAGGGCGGTGCCCGGCGGCTTGACCATGGTGTCGGCCACGGCGTCGAGCAGCTCGCGGATCAGCTGCTCGGCGTCGTCGACGGTGGTGCCGGCGTGGGCGCGGGAGCCGGCCAGCGCCCGGACCCGGTCGTCGTCGTCGGGCTGGAGGGGGCCGATGCGCCACGCGTCGCCGGCCTCGGTGCGGCGTACGCGACCGGCGGCGACCAGTCGCATCGCCAGCAGGGTCGCGCCGCTCAGCAGACCGACCGAGGGGTGGGCGTCCTCGACGCGGACGGCGCGGGTGAGCACCGGGATGGCGCCCTTGAGCGGCATCCGGACGGTGCGTCGCGGCCCGGAGAACTCGACCTCGCTCAGCCGCGCCGGCTGCTGCGGCACCCAGGTCGCCTGACCCTGCAACGGCACGAAGCTCACCGGAGGAACCTAGCCCGGCTCATCGACAGCCCCCGGGACCTGCGACCCCCCGTGAGGGGTAGTCCGAGACGTTTGGCACGCGCCAAGGGCGCAAGAGGGGTGCCGAACGTCTCGGACTATCGCCCGGGCCCGGTCAGTCGAGGCCCTGGATCGCCCGGGCGACGGCCTTGGGCACCTTGGAGTCGAAGACGCTGGGGATGATGTAGCTGGCGTTGAGCTCCTCGGCGCTGACGCAGTCGGCGATCGCGGTGGCCGCGCTGAGCAGCATCTCGACGGTGACGTCGCTGGCACGGGCGTCGAGCAGCCCGCGGAAGACACCCGGGAAGGCCAGCACGTTGTTGATCTGGTTGGGGTAGTCGCTGCGGCCGCTGGCGACCACGGCGGCGTACGGCGCGGCCTCGGCGGGGTCGATCTCGGGGTCCGGGTTGGCCAGCGCGAACACGATCGGCTTCGCGGCCATGCCGGGGATCCACTCGGCCTGGAGCACGCCCGGCGCGCTGACGCCGATGAAGACGTCGGCGCCCTCGAGCGCCGTCCGGAGGTCGCCGCGGACGCGGCGCGGGTTGGTGCGCGAGGCGAGGTCGGCCATGGCGGGCGAGAGCGACTCGTCGCCCTCGGCCAGCGCGCCGTCCTTGTCGCAGACCACGACGTCGGCGGCACCGGCGGCCAGCAGCAGGGTCACGATGGCGGTGCCGGCGGCGCCGGCGCCCGCGACGACGACGCGGATCGAGGCGAGGTCCTTGTCGACGCAGCGCAGCGCGTTGGTGAGCGCGGCGAGCACCACGATCGCGGTGCCGTGCTGGTCGTCGTGGAAGACGGGGATGTCGAGGCGCTCGCGCAGCCGGCGCTCGATCTCGAAGCACCGCGGTGCGGCGATGTCCTCGAGGTTGATGCCGCCGAAGCCGGGAGCGATCGCGGCGACGACGTCGACGATGCGGTCGGTGTCCTGGGTGTCGAGGCAGATCGGCCAGGCGTCGATGTCGGCGAACCGCTTGAACAGCGCGGCCTTGCCCTCCATCACCGGCAGCGCGGCGCCCGGGCCGATGTTGCCCAGCCCGAGCACGGCCGACCCGTCGGT harbors:
- a CDS encoding NAD-dependent malic enzyme, coding for MVDKKRRAATSGSYSITVRLFTEVDPAIVGQVATAIAAEGGIVTALDVAESRHDRIVYDVTCSATDSEHAAEIVDHLRNLQGITVHKVSDRTFLLHIGGKIEVSSKVPLRTRDDLSMAYTPGVGRVSLALAENPGDVPRLTIKGNSVAVVTDGSAVLGLGNIGPGAALPVMEGKAALFKRFADIDAWPICLDTQDTDRIVDVVAAIAPGFGGINLEDIAAPRCFEIERRLRERLDIPVFHDDQHGTAIVVLAALTNALRCVDKDLASIRVVVAGAGAAGTAIVTLLLAAGAADVVVCDKDGALAEGDESLSPAMADLASRTNPRRVRGDLRTALEGADVFIGVSAPGVLQAEWIPGMAAKPIVFALANPDPEIDPAEAAPYAAVVASGRSDYPNQINNVLAFPGVFRGLLDARASDVTVEMLLSAATAIADCVSAEELNASYIIPSVFDSKVPKAVARAIQGLD
- a CDS encoding DEAD/DEAH box helicase; its protein translation is MSFVPLQGQATWVPQQPARLSEVEFSGPRRTVRMPLKGAIPVLTRAVRVEDAHPSVGLLSGATLLAMRLVAAGRVRRTEAGDAWRIGPLQPDDDDRVRALAGSRAHAGTTVDDAEQLIRELLDAVADTMVKPPGTALPPAEDTTGTTRRVHWSERLAAREAPVEPEPEPDGLPDRVRIALRVEAPEEVLAGGGVVVVPQAHDLDDETVFVDVARLWHEAPETHGFSARARLSASVALGEAAEAWEPLGRLLRERVPEQMVLDAEELTGLLDHGLEALDAVGVDVFWPRGLRGELVPQGRVEVSGPREGPLHEGLFSPDSLFGFDWRLAMAGQQLSDEEMVALAEATTPVIRLRDNWVVIDPRVARRARKRVKAGLDQADRVIAPAAALQAALTGTLYLDGGAMQVHPGATLEQVRRRIVDAATVSPLPDPPGLQATLRDYQRHGVTWLAELTGAGLGACLADDMGLGKTVTLIALHLHRRARGLLVGPTLVVCPASLMGNWETEVRRFAPGVDVRRFHGSSRSLADLGEGFVLTTYGTMRADTTAESGGDLAAVSWDLVVADEAQHIKNARSTTAKNLRTLRSRCRVALTGTPVENDLTELWAILDWATPGLLGSRNAFRKVWAAPIESGVDPSVARRFAQLVEPFLLRRRKTDPGIAPELPAKTETDHVVGLTREQVVLYETLVRESMRRIEEADEDTRRGLVLALLTGLKQICNHPAHYLRQPGGRLRGRSRKLELLDELLATILAEGGQVLLFTQYVEMARLLERHLAAAGTPTLFLHGGTPVAARERMVRDFQDGQAPVFLLSLKAGGTGLNLTRADHVVHVDRWWNPAVEDQATDRAHRIGQTRPVQVHRLVTEGTIEERIAELLQRKRSLADAVLGRGEAALTELSDAELRDLVALRRTGQHPDA